Sequence from the Rhodanobacter sp. genome:
CCCGGAAGTCCGCCCATTCTGCGGCGGCCGGCGCGCCGCTTCAATCGCAGCGCTTGGCGACAAAGCGGGCCGCCAGCGTGGCGGCAGGCTTGCCGTCGGCGCCGGGCACGCGGCATTCCACTTCGATGCGCGCCTTGCCGCGCGCCTGCAGGGTGTCGAAGAAAACGGCCCAGTCCGCCGTGGGTGCGAGCTGCGCTTCGGCGTGGAAGTCCGACCACACCGGCTGCAGGTAGCGCACGGCGGACTCGCCCACGAACACGTCGCAATGCAGGCCGCGCGCCCGCAGCGCCAGTTCCACCAGCCCCCAGCCGGTCAGCGTCATCAGGCTGACCAGGCTGCCGCCGAACGCGCAGCCCTTGTCGTTGACGTTCGGCGCCAGCGGCGCACGCAGCGCAAGCCGCTCGCCGTCGTGGGACAGCAGCTCAAGCTCCATGGCGCGCGCCAGCGGGATCTCGTTGCGGATGAAATGGAGCAGGGTCGAAGCGGCGGGTTCGTTCATGCCGCGGATTGTAGTGGGGCGGGCCGCGTGCCGGGCGCGGAAGATCGCCGTTGCCGATGCGGCATCCGGCATAATCGCCGCGGCTGTCGAAGCCTTTGCTGGCGTGTCCGCTTCTTTGCGTGCAGAGGAATCCGTGGTGGAGATGAAGCTCTCGGCCGAGGACATGCAGATGCTGTTCGACGCCTTGCCCGATGTCGTGTTCTTCGTGAAGGACCGGGCGGGGCGCTATGCGTATGCCAACCTTACCCTTGTGCGCAGGCTGCGCCTGAAGCGGCGCGAGGATGTGATCGGGCGCAGCGTGGCCGAACTGTTTCCCGCCGCGCTGGGCAGTTCCTATGCGGCGCAGGACCGGCGCGTGCTGGCCGGCGAAGCCATCGCCAACCAGTTGGAGGTGCACCTGCTGCCGGACCGCGGGGCGGGCTGGTGCCTCACCTGCAAATATCCGTACCGGCAGCGCGGCGAGATATGCGGCGTGTTGGGCATTTCGCGCGACCTGCCGCATCCCGACGGTCGCCACCCCACCTACCCGCGTCTGGCGCGCGCGATGGAATACCTGCAGCAGCATTACGCCGAGGGCGTGCGCGTGGGCG
This genomic interval carries:
- a CDS encoding YiiD C-terminal domain-containing protein codes for the protein MNEPAASTLLHFIRNEIPLARAMELELLSHDGERLALRAPLAPNVNDKGCAFGGSLVSLMTLTGWGLVELALRARGLHCDVFVGESAVRYLQPVWSDFHAEAQLAPTADWAVFFDTLQARGKARIEVECRVPGADGKPAATLAARFVAKRCD
- a CDS encoding AraC family transcriptional regulator — encoded protein: MVEMKLSAEDMQMLFDALPDVVFFVKDRAGRYAYANLTLVRRLRLKRREDVIGRSVAELFPAALGSSYAAQDRRVLAGEAIANQLEVHLLPDRGAGWCLTCKYPYRQRGEICGVLGISRDLPHPDGRHPTYPRLARAMEYLQQHYAEGVRVGALAELAELSVAQLERHFRRVFQLTPQQALTKLRIEAAMRLLRGAGSVADIGLACGFTDQSAFARQFKATVGMTPREFRSLRG